The following are encoded together in the Mesoterricola sediminis genome:
- a CDS encoding M16 family metallopeptidase has translation MYRPLLLALAAGLALQAQAIPPRPEAIAFKPLAFTVPKAGAFKAALSNGIPVYIADEPGGLPLVRIRVFIKGGSYLDPAGKEGLAALAGAQMRAGGTRRTPAAALDERLEFLAADLQAQLGETSGSLALDILDKDLPEGLDLLMQVLTQPAFAPERLAEAKRALRQGLASRNDRLDTIAGLEMPRLLYGEGHFTRAGATAASVDAITREDLAAFHARLLHPANLVVSVSGKFQRKAMLARLDATLGRLTAGSAARVSPAVPAPAYRARPGIYVMDKAVPQSLVRWSLPGLRRTDPDWAAATVLNRILAGGDFTARLTKKIRSDEGLTYGIGGAFGDGPYWRGNWSGQFQTRNASVAYALKLFLAEVERIKREPVPAEELASIQAGIVEAFPARWGRKAGVVDLFASERLVGWPEDGWADYRARIQAVTAEDVQRVARTYLDPAKLVLLVVGKADEVLAGDRDHPGALADVAPLPVVRLPLRDPLTLNPLS, from the coding sequence ATGTACCGCCCCCTCCTCCTCGCCCTGGCCGCGGGCCTGGCGCTGCAGGCCCAGGCCATCCCGCCCCGGCCCGAGGCCATCGCGTTCAAGCCCCTCGCCTTCACCGTCCCCAAGGCGGGCGCCTTCAAGGCCGCCCTCTCCAACGGCATCCCGGTCTACATCGCGGACGAGCCCGGAGGGCTCCCCCTCGTGCGGATCCGCGTCTTCATCAAGGGCGGCTCCTACCTGGATCCCGCGGGCAAGGAGGGCCTGGCCGCCCTCGCCGGGGCCCAGATGCGCGCCGGCGGCACCCGCCGCACCCCGGCCGCGGCCCTGGACGAGCGGCTCGAGTTCCTGGCCGCCGACCTCCAGGCCCAGCTGGGCGAGACCTCGGGCTCCCTCGCCCTGGACATCCTGGACAAGGACCTGCCGGAAGGGCTGGACCTGCTCATGCAGGTGCTGACCCAGCCGGCCTTCGCCCCGGAGCGGCTGGCGGAGGCCAAGCGCGCCCTCCGCCAGGGCCTGGCCTCCCGGAACGACCGGCTCGACACCATCGCGGGGCTGGAGATGCCGCGCCTCCTCTACGGGGAGGGGCACTTCACCCGCGCCGGGGCCACCGCCGCGAGCGTGGACGCCATCACCCGGGAGGATCTGGCGGCCTTCCACGCGCGGCTGCTCCACCCCGCCAACCTGGTCGTTTCCGTCTCCGGCAAGTTCCAGCGCAAAGCCATGCTGGCCCGCCTCGACGCGACCCTGGGCCGGCTCACGGCCGGGTCCGCCGCGCGGGTGAGCCCCGCGGTGCCCGCCCCGGCCTACCGGGCCAGGCCCGGCATCTACGTGATGGACAAGGCGGTGCCCCAGAGCCTGGTGCGCTGGAGCCTCCCGGGCCTGCGCCGCACCGACCCGGACTGGGCCGCCGCGACCGTGCTCAACCGCATCCTGGCCGGGGGCGACTTCACGGCCCGCCTCACCAAGAAGATCCGCAGCGACGAGGGCCTCACCTACGGCATCGGCGGCGCCTTCGGCGACGGTCCCTACTGGCGGGGCAACTGGAGCGGCCAGTTCCAGACCCGCAACGCCTCCGTCGCCTACGCCCTGAAACTCTTCCTGGCCGAGGTGGAGCGCATCAAGCGCGAGCCCGTGCCCGCCGAGGAGCTGGCCTCCATCCAGGCCGGGATCGTGGAAGCCTTCCCCGCCCGGTGGGGCCGGAAGGCCGGCGTCGTGGACCTCTTCGCCAGCGAGCGCCTGGTTGGCTGGCCCGAGGACGGGTGGGCCGACTACCGCGCGCGCATCCAGGCCGTCACGGCGGAGGATGTGCAGCGGGTGGCCCGGACGTACCTGGACCCCGCGAAGCTGGTCCTCCTCGTGGTGGGCAAGGCCGACGAGGTCCTGGCCGGGGACCGGGACCATCCCGGCGCCCTCGCGGACGTGGCGCCGCTCCCCGTGGTGCGCCTGCCCCTGCGCGACCCCCTGACCCTGAACCCCCTTTCCTGA
- a CDS encoding protein-disulfide reductase DsbD family protein produces MLLSRFLPVLLLVFAWAGRGLAADPRIGVAFEKGEVVLTVPKGTHIKKSFTEVRLEGAGRIQAGPLPRADGKDELGDDVFHGIVRIPVAGQGLQGEARLVVTYQACTEGEGGNCYPPTDVPLTVRAADLKPMPEPKAKAGAAPAQASPAAAASPAPQAAPAPEAAQPAPAAAPAHAEPPAPAAKDKGFLLGLLVVFLAGLGASLTPCVYPMIPITMAIIGAKGGGRLKGFSLSFVLVLGMAVTYTVLGVVAARSGATFGAFAQKAAFLVPVSALFAVFALSLFGAFEISLPQGLQNRLQGGGPRKGYAGAFFMGLVLGPLAAPCVGPIIGTVLVGIAQKGSMVLGGLQLFVFALGMGVLFMAVGTFSAGLPRSGDWLTRLKHVMGLVVLGFAAWNVRFVVPGWANYALWTATALAGAAVFGVFEAAEGLAAQARRALAAVLLVLAAVLALKAVETGLDVQLLPAGGAAQAGKAEASAWGTDFEKALAEAKASRKVVLLDTWAVWCAQCRELDEKTWPDPEVTAWIKANAIAVKVDADKVRPDLAKTYAIRSFPTVILMDAEGREIRRSLGFRKPAEMLAWLRS; encoded by the coding sequence ATGCTCCTGTCCCGTTTCCTGCCGGTCCTCCTCCTCGTCTTCGCATGGGCGGGCCGGGGCCTCGCGGCCGATCCCAGGATCGGCGTCGCCTTCGAGAAGGGCGAGGTCGTCCTCACCGTCCCCAAGGGGACCCACATCAAGAAATCCTTCACCGAGGTGCGCCTGGAGGGCGCCGGCCGGATCCAGGCGGGGCCCCTGCCCAGGGCCGACGGCAAGGACGAGCTCGGCGACGACGTCTTCCACGGCATCGTGCGCATCCCCGTGGCCGGCCAGGGCCTCCAGGGGGAGGCGCGGCTCGTGGTCACCTACCAGGCCTGCACGGAGGGCGAGGGCGGCAACTGCTACCCGCCCACCGACGTGCCGTTGACCGTGAGGGCCGCGGACCTGAAGCCGATGCCGGAGCCCAAGGCGAAGGCCGGGGCCGCTCCGGCCCAGGCCTCCCCGGCCGCCGCGGCCTCCCCGGCTCCGCAGGCCGCGCCCGCCCCTGAAGCCGCACAGCCCGCGCCCGCCGCGGCCCCCGCCCATGCCGAGCCCCCCGCGCCGGCCGCCAAGGATAAAGGCTTCCTCCTGGGCCTCCTCGTGGTCTTCCTGGCGGGGCTCGGGGCCTCCCTCACGCCCTGCGTCTACCCCATGATCCCCATCACCATGGCCATCATCGGCGCCAAGGGCGGCGGCAGGCTGAAGGGCTTCTCCCTCTCCTTCGTCCTCGTCCTGGGCATGGCCGTCACCTACACGGTGCTGGGCGTCGTCGCGGCCCGGAGCGGCGCCACCTTCGGGGCCTTCGCCCAGAAGGCCGCCTTCCTCGTGCCCGTGTCCGCGCTCTTCGCGGTCTTCGCCCTGTCCCTCTTCGGCGCCTTCGAGATCAGCCTGCCCCAGGGCCTCCAGAACCGCCTCCAGGGCGGCGGCCCCCGCAAGGGCTACGCCGGCGCCTTCTTCATGGGCCTCGTCCTGGGTCCCCTGGCCGCGCCCTGCGTCGGCCCCATCATCGGCACCGTGCTGGTGGGCATCGCCCAGAAGGGCAGCATGGTCCTGGGCGGCCTGCAGCTCTTTGTCTTCGCCCTGGGCATGGGCGTGCTCTTCATGGCCGTGGGCACCTTCAGCGCGGGCCTGCCCCGCAGCGGCGACTGGCTGACCCGCCTCAAGCACGTCATGGGCCTGGTGGTCCTGGGCTTCGCGGCCTGGAACGTGCGCTTCGTGGTGCCCGGATGGGCCAACTACGCCCTGTGGACCGCGACCGCCCTCGCCGGCGCGGCGGTGTTCGGGGTCTTCGAGGCCGCGGAGGGCCTGGCCGCCCAGGCGCGCAGGGCCCTGGCCGCCGTCCTCCTGGTGCTCGCCGCGGTCCTCGCCCTGAAGGCCGTGGAGACGGGCCTGGACGTGCAGCTCCTGCCCGCCGGAGGCGCCGCGCAGGCCGGGAAGGCCGAGGCCTCCGCCTGGGGGACCGATTTCGAGAAGGCCCTCGCCGAGGCCAAGGCCTCCCGGAAGGTGGTCCTCCTGGACACCTGGGCCGTGTGGTGCGCCCAGTGCAGGGAGCTGGACGAGAAGACCTGGCCGGATCCCGAGGTGACGGCCTGGATCAAGGCCAACGCCATCGCCGTGAAGGTGGACGCCGACAAGGTGCGCCCCGACCTGGCGAAGACCTACGCCATCCGCAGTTTCCCCACCGTGATCCTGATGGACGCCGAGGGCCGGGAGATCCGGCGCAGCCTGGGCTTCCGCAAGCCGGCCGAGATGCTGGCCTGGCTACGCTCCTGA
- the trxB gene encoding thioredoxin-disulfide reductase — protein MSQPVRNVLIIGGGPAGYTAAIYASRAGLQPLLLEGPQPGGQLTITTDIENFPGFRDGIAGPELMATLRAQAERFGTEILAATVASADLSACPFAVETDQGRVLAETVILATGASAKWLGLGKDEALSRAGGGVSACATCDGFFFRGREVAVVGGGDTALEEALYLTRFATRVHLVHRRDAFRASKAMQARALAHEKITLHWNKRVADLRTARAELAGGAQERLEALVLEDTVTGATSLLPVQGLFVAIGHQPNTAFLGGQLPVDAGGYLKVEPGTCRTAVEGVFAAGDVADPTYRQAITAAGRGCMAALEAERWLAEREAAVC, from the coding sequence ATGTCCCAACCGGTCCGGAATGTCCTGATCATCGGCGGAGGCCCCGCCGGGTACACCGCCGCCATCTACGCCTCCCGGGCGGGGCTGCAGCCCCTCCTGCTGGAGGGGCCCCAGCCCGGGGGCCAGCTCACCATCACCACGGACATCGAGAACTTTCCCGGCTTCCGGGACGGCATTGCCGGCCCGGAGCTGATGGCGACCCTGCGGGCCCAGGCGGAGCGCTTCGGGACCGAGATCCTGGCCGCCACCGTGGCCTCGGCCGATCTTTCGGCCTGTCCCTTCGCCGTGGAGACGGACCAGGGCCGGGTCCTGGCCGAGACGGTCATCCTCGCCACGGGCGCCTCGGCCAAGTGGCTGGGCCTGGGCAAGGACGAGGCCCTGAGCCGCGCCGGGGGCGGGGTCTCGGCCTGCGCCACCTGCGACGGCTTCTTCTTCCGCGGCCGGGAGGTGGCCGTGGTGGGCGGGGGCGACACGGCCCTGGAGGAGGCGCTGTACCTGACGCGCTTCGCCACGCGGGTGCACCTGGTGCACCGCCGGGACGCCTTCCGGGCCTCCAAGGCCATGCAGGCGCGGGCCCTGGCCCACGAGAAGATCACCCTCCACTGGAACAAGCGGGTCGCTGACCTCCGCACCGCCCGGGCCGAGTTGGCCGGGGGGGCCCAGGAGCGGCTCGAGGCCCTGGTGCTGGAGGACACCGTCACCGGCGCCACCAGCCTCCTGCCGGTCCAGGGGCTGTTCGTGGCCATCGGCCACCAGCCCAACACGGCCTTCCTGGGCGGCCAGCTGCCCGTGGACGCGGGCGGCTACCTGAAGGTGGAGCCGGGGACCTGCCGCACCGCCGTCGAGGGGGTGTTCGCCGCGGGCGACGTGGCGGATCCCACCTACCGCCAGGCCATCACCGCCGCGGGGCGGGGCTGCATGGCGGCCCTCGAGGCCGAGCGCTGGCTCGCCGAGCGCGAAGCGGCCGTCTGCTGA
- a CDS encoding LysR family transcriptional regulator, producing MHFADLEILLCIAQEGRFTWAARKLNRSQPAVSMAVRRLEAAFGERLLGRNSHRVVPTEAGRLVLAMAERVLQLREATQRGLRNLEGGGRGLLRIVAPELLATYLLPPLLEAFHARAPGVRIEVVQGPSSDVLKGVADDDFDFGFLAFAPGSGDLVHRSLFVDPLMLCVPPGHPLERLPNVTWAHLRCWPLIAHSRPTPTRRRLEFQLEQAGIGLANAMELPSLEAIKHFVAAGAGIAILPRLCLEAERAEGRLAAIPLPGAPIARDIRVVHRRQPRWCPAARAFQDLLLARFAAHPAEQDTRRDHVEAC from the coding sequence ATGCACTTCGCCGATCTGGAAATCCTCCTCTGCATCGCCCAGGAAGGCCGCTTCACCTGGGCGGCCCGGAAGCTGAACCGGTCCCAGCCCGCGGTGAGCATGGCCGTGCGCCGCCTGGAGGCGGCGTTCGGCGAGCGCCTCCTGGGGCGGAACTCCCACCGGGTGGTGCCCACCGAGGCGGGGCGGCTCGTCCTCGCCATGGCGGAGCGGGTGCTCCAGCTCCGGGAGGCCACCCAGCGGGGCCTCCGCAACCTGGAGGGCGGCGGGCGCGGCCTGCTCCGCATCGTGGCGCCGGAGCTCCTGGCCACCTACCTGCTGCCGCCCCTGCTGGAGGCCTTCCACGCGCGCGCGCCGGGGGTGCGCATCGAGGTGGTGCAGGGGCCCTCGAGCGACGTGCTGAAAGGGGTGGCCGACGACGACTTCGACTTCGGGTTCCTGGCCTTCGCGCCCGGTTCGGGGGATCTGGTCCACCGCTCCCTCTTCGTGGACCCGCTCATGCTCTGCGTTCCGCCGGGGCATCCCCTGGAACGCCTGCCGAACGTCACCTGGGCCCACCTGCGGTGCTGGCCCCTCATCGCCCACTCCCGGCCCACCCCGACGCGCCGGCGCCTCGAGTTCCAGCTGGAGCAGGCGGGAATCGGGCTGGCCAACGCCATGGAACTGCCCTCCCTGGAGGCCATCAAGCACTTCGTGGCCGCCGGCGCGGGCATCGCCATCCTGCCCCGCCTCTGCCTGGAGGCGGAGCGCGCCGAGGGGCGCCTCGCGGCGATCCCCCTGCCGGGCGCCCCCATCGCCCGGGACATCCGGGTCGTCCACCGCCGGCAGCCCCGGTGGTGCCCCGCCGCCCGGGCCTTCCAGGACCTGCTCCTGGCCCGGTTCGCGGCCCATCCCGCCGAGCAGGACACGAGGAGAGACCATGTCGAAGCTTGCTGA
- the trxA gene encoding thioredoxin, whose product MSKLAEITDAGFREATAQGCVLVDFWAPWCGPCKALSPVLETAAAEFGDKVRIVKMDIDANPDTATDLGIMSIPALVLFRDGQVAARTGNPGGLSGVKAFLTASLA is encoded by the coding sequence ATGTCGAAGCTTGCTGAGATCACGGACGCCGGATTCCGGGAGGCCACCGCCCAGGGCTGCGTGCTGGTGGACTTCTGGGCCCCGTGGTGCGGACCCTGCAAGGCCCTGTCGCCCGTCCTGGAGACCGCCGCGGCGGAATTCGGGGACAAGGTCCGCATCGTCAAGATGGACATCGACGCCAACCCCGACACGGCCACGGACCTGGGGATCATGTCCATTCCCGCCCTGGTGCTCTTCCGGGACGGCCAGGTCGCGGCCCGCACCGGGAATCCCGGCGGCCTCTCCGGCGTGAAGGCCTTCCTGACGGCCTCGCTGGCCTGA
- a CDS encoding response regulator transcription factor has product MSPATPRSRRILLVEDEPDMGAMVKANLEAEGFAVAWETSGEGGLAAHGRESADLVVLDLNLPGMGGFEVLATLRRRADKVPVIILTARSGGEDRVRGLSSGADDYVTKPFAMLELVARIQAILRRSEPEAPFQRTARSGPYRIDYLHFTVFRGRTDLGLGLKEFRLLEVLVAHPGRVHSRADLVNLAWEADARPTLRTVDRHIHALRKKLGDSDENPAIQTLEREGYRWTLPVKR; this is encoded by the coding sequence ATGAGCCCTGCCACGCCACGGTCCCGGAGGATCCTGCTCGTCGAGGACGAGCCCGACATGGGCGCCATGGTGAAGGCGAACCTCGAGGCGGAAGGGTTCGCCGTGGCCTGGGAGACCAGCGGGGAAGGCGGCCTCGCGGCCCATGGCCGGGAATCGGCGGACCTGGTGGTCCTGGACCTGAACCTTCCCGGCATGGGCGGCTTCGAGGTGCTGGCCACCCTGCGGCGCCGCGCCGACAAGGTGCCGGTGATCATCCTCACGGCCCGCTCCGGCGGGGAGGACCGCGTGCGGGGCCTCTCCTCCGGGGCGGACGACTACGTCACCAAGCCCTTCGCCATGCTCGAGCTGGTCGCGCGGATCCAGGCGATCCTGCGCCGCTCCGAGCCGGAGGCCCCGTTCCAGCGCACGGCGCGGAGCGGCCCCTACCGCATCGACTACCTGCATTTCACGGTCTTCCGCGGCCGCACGGACCTGGGGCTGGGCCTCAAGGAATTCCGCCTGCTGGAAGTGCTCGTCGCCCATCCCGGGCGCGTGCACAGCCGCGCCGACCTGGTGAACCTGGCCTGGGAGGCCGACGCGCGCCCCACGCTGCGCACGGTGGACCGCCACATCCACGCGCTCCGGAAGAAGCTGGGGGATTCGGACGAGAACCCCGCCATCCAGACCCTGGAGCGCGAAGGCTACCGGTGGACGCTGCCGGTGAAGCGCTGA
- a CDS encoding TonB-dependent receptor: MIRPDRLAGLGKLCCILAAASPFLLSQSASVGNLAGTVAGPGRKPLAGAVVQVDTGRGIREARTGEDGKFFFAQLLPGTVKVRVTAPGLATFASQVTVVANQNTVLAVPLSPVAEARVEVVAVANREVGVDPTVAATGVNFDSATIASLPLIGSDPYAAALVTLPGTPSGGYNFHGSEDGGNAYTINGVESRSAGGGTQLLPLNPDLIEQFNVLTGGISAKYGRFVGGVVNTVTKSGSNTFEGSARHDLTSNSWNALPRQSAYTTSMRVPRRVTDVQSYTFLGPIIKDTLFFAVGYKTTTPSTTTVVTGSVGSGLFKPYLFTSTSTSELKDIRLDWQINGSNKLSGSWSRYVSSSTGPTNGRGMSTIETGAGPSRSEKSYKSVSYTSILSPSLLLDVIASETLTKSGGPGTGSPGGDDVVTWIDTKGAGNGDRYDNGVVAPIRRQEKIRTLGANLAWNSAQHALETGVQYYHSRIDSMGSYAGADGSYLAMTPSRAEIRFYGWTVAAPPSMDRLYRNLVRDSSSSTKLVLFDPLQGGADTHILGLYVNDVWTIDNHWSASAGLRFDRNEVKLDPEGDKFTASILTPRLSASFDLNGDRKHVFSLGLAEYSGQYNVSTFSATSVSNTVPVRLYKYYGTGNGSDALNADGTINWNVWGKSATQLGAANPYLASTNPLTNRKVVADPDTKAPRSREATLSYRYTDNVQSLTATLLHKVQDNYVGLRYLGAAGTAAGQARQEYFTDSGMKTRYQALEVQYRRQVMTDLQAGGNLTWSYTRANAGQGIGNSTRNQYGDFISNDLLDPSGPQPGQWSSSSTPFTAHLDVAWTHDFGKAGKATVSLLGHFWSKSFSGYRSYSGPTTAEIQSYGYSDSVTRVYAGEQLWWPEQYRFDLHLGYEVPLYRKVCAFAALDVTNLFNHMQPMYVYHATALTDGTRTFAPYDPSIAAAYPTWWSNPALRPVAYNAPNPSNNPYIMADGQVGDYTAPRKIQVRLGFRF, translated from the coding sequence ATGATCCGACCCGACCGACTGGCGGGCCTAGGAAAGCTTTGCTGCATCCTGGCCGCCGCATCCCCCTTCCTCCTCTCCCAGAGCGCTTCCGTCGGCAACCTCGCCGGGACCGTCGCCGGGCCCGGCCGCAAGCCCCTGGCCGGCGCGGTCGTCCAGGTCGACACCGGCCGCGGCATCCGGGAAGCCCGAACCGGCGAGGACGGCAAGTTCTTCTTCGCGCAGCTGCTGCCCGGCACCGTGAAAGTGCGGGTGACGGCCCCCGGCCTGGCGACCTTCGCCTCCCAGGTGACGGTGGTGGCCAACCAGAACACGGTCCTGGCCGTGCCCCTGAGCCCCGTGGCCGAGGCCCGGGTGGAGGTGGTGGCCGTGGCCAACCGCGAAGTGGGCGTCGACCCCACCGTGGCCGCCACGGGCGTCAACTTCGACTCGGCGACCATCGCCAGCCTGCCCCTCATCGGCTCCGACCCGTACGCGGCCGCCCTCGTCACCCTCCCGGGCACCCCCAGCGGCGGGTACAACTTCCACGGCTCGGAGGACGGCGGCAACGCCTACACCATCAACGGCGTCGAGTCCCGCTCCGCGGGCGGCGGCACGCAGCTCCTGCCCCTGAACCCCGACCTCATCGAGCAGTTCAACGTCCTCACCGGCGGCATCTCCGCCAAGTACGGGCGCTTCGTCGGCGGCGTCGTCAATACCGTCACCAAGAGCGGCAGCAACACCTTCGAGGGGTCCGCGCGCCACGACCTGACCAGCAACTCCTGGAACGCCCTGCCGCGCCAGTCCGCCTACACGACGAGCATGCGCGTGCCCCGCCGGGTCACCGACGTCCAGTCCTACACGTTCCTGGGCCCCATCATCAAGGACACCCTGTTCTTCGCGGTGGGCTACAAGACCACCACGCCGAGCACCACCACCGTCGTGACCGGCTCCGTGGGCAGCGGGCTCTTCAAGCCCTACCTCTTCACCTCCACCTCCACGAGCGAGTTGAAGGACATCCGCCTGGACTGGCAGATCAACGGTTCCAACAAGCTCTCCGGCTCCTGGAGCCGCTATGTATCGTCCAGCACGGGCCCCACCAACGGGCGCGGCATGTCGACCATCGAGACGGGCGCGGGGCCCAGCCGCTCCGAGAAGTCCTACAAGTCGGTCTCGTACACGAGCATCCTGAGCCCCTCCCTCCTGCTCGACGTGATCGCCAGCGAGACCCTGACCAAGTCCGGCGGCCCCGGAACCGGCTCCCCCGGCGGGGACGACGTCGTGACCTGGATCGACACCAAGGGCGCCGGCAACGGCGACCGGTACGACAACGGGGTCGTGGCCCCGATCCGCCGCCAGGAGAAGATCCGCACCCTGGGCGCCAACCTGGCCTGGAACAGCGCCCAGCACGCCCTGGAGACCGGCGTGCAGTACTACCACAGCCGCATCGACTCCATGGGCAGCTACGCGGGCGCGGACGGCAGCTACCTGGCCATGACCCCGAGCCGCGCCGAGATCCGCTTCTACGGCTGGACCGTCGCGGCCCCGCCCTCCATGGACCGCCTCTACCGGAACCTGGTTCGGGACAGCTCCAGCTCCACCAAACTCGTCCTGTTCGATCCCCTCCAGGGCGGCGCGGACACCCACATCCTGGGCCTCTACGTCAACGACGTCTGGACGATCGACAACCACTGGTCCGCCAGCGCCGGCCTGCGCTTCGACCGCAACGAGGTCAAGCTGGATCCCGAGGGCGACAAATTCACCGCCTCCATCCTGACGCCCCGCCTCTCGGCCTCGTTCGACCTGAACGGCGACCGGAAGCACGTGTTCTCCCTGGGCCTGGCGGAGTACTCGGGCCAGTACAACGTCTCCACCTTCTCGGCCACGAGCGTGTCCAACACCGTCCCCGTGCGCCTGTACAAGTACTACGGCACCGGCAACGGCAGCGACGCCCTCAACGCCGACGGCACGATCAACTGGAACGTCTGGGGCAAGTCGGCCACCCAGCTCGGCGCGGCCAATCCCTACCTCGCCTCCACCAACCCCCTGACGAACCGCAAGGTCGTGGCGGATCCCGACACCAAGGCCCCGCGCTCCCGGGAGGCCACCCTCTCGTACCGCTACACCGACAACGTCCAGTCCCTCACCGCCACCCTCCTCCACAAGGTCCAGGACAACTACGTCGGTCTCCGCTACCTGGGCGCCGCCGGCACCGCCGCGGGCCAGGCCAGGCAGGAGTACTTCACCGACAGCGGCATGAAGACCCGCTACCAGGCGCTGGAAGTCCAGTACAGGCGCCAGGTCATGACGGACCTCCAGGCCGGGGGCAACCTGACCTGGTCCTACACCCGGGCCAACGCCGGCCAGGGCATCGGCAACAGCACCCGGAACCAGTACGGCGACTTCATCTCCAATGACCTGCTGGATCCCTCGGGCCCCCAGCCGGGGCAGTGGTCCTCCTCCTCCACGCCCTTCACCGCCCACCTGGACGTGGCCTGGACCCATGATTTCGGCAAGGCCGGCAAGGCCACCGTCTCCCTCCTCGGCCACTTCTGGTCCAAGTCCTTCAGCGGCTACCGCTCGTACTCGGGTCCCACCACCGCCGAGATCCAGAGCTACGGCTACTCGGATTCCGTCACCCGCGTCTACGCCGGCGAGCAGCTGTGGTGGCCCGAGCAGTACCGGTTCGACCTGCACCTGGGCTACGAGGTGCCCCTCTACCGCAAGGTGTGCGCCTTCGCGGCCCTGGATGTGACGAACCTCTTCAACCACATGCAGCCGATGTACGTCTACCACGCCACGGCCCTGACGGACGGGACCCGCACCTTCGCGCCCTACGATCCGTCCATCGCCGCCGCCTACCCCACGTGGTGGTCCAACCCGGCCCTGCGGCCGGTGGCCTACAACGCGCCCAATCCCAGCAACAACCCCTACATCATGGCCGACGGCCAGGTCGGGGACTACACGGCGCCCCGCAAGATCCAGGTCCGCCTCGGCTTCCGGTTCTAG
- a CDS encoding TlpA family protein disulfide reductase translates to MRSLAPLFLLPAVLTAQAPAEDAKAMVARYTLLLKAYGQKAQDASARNQRLPLADTPEGLSVAIGHETRPAERQVLLAARYLMFKAMLQALPKDLPKEAASLASTVEYATGLELAGQITPDSPAFDLFEAFDPEAMGYIAWHASGGGFVAQTEAAAAQKAFAFLDAVFARHPNPAVKRRALETAIDLHSRPRMLAEVRADLARLEAFDPQAPAIRTWKAWLVTAEKEDLLVPRPGRPVPAFKLPDVEHPGAFLTPASFKGKYVLLDFWATWCAPCRGELPNLHKAYAAFHPRGLEVLSISSDRKAADVVAFRKDKDHPMPWRHAFPEGEAREAVMRAFQVRGIPHMVLVGPDGTILATEGLRGEDLQKTLGKYLGNK, encoded by the coding sequence ATGCGTTCACTTGCCCCTCTCTTTCTTCTCCCCGCGGTCCTGACGGCCCAGGCCCCCGCCGAGGACGCCAAGGCCATGGTGGCCCGCTACACCCTGCTCCTGAAGGCCTATGGCCAGAAGGCCCAGGACGCGTCCGCCCGCAACCAGCGCCTCCCCCTGGCGGATACCCCCGAGGGCCTGTCGGTGGCCATCGGCCACGAGACGCGCCCGGCTGAGCGTCAGGTCCTCCTCGCCGCGCGCTACCTGATGTTCAAGGCCATGCTCCAGGCCCTCCCCAAGGACCTGCCCAAGGAGGCGGCCTCCCTCGCGAGCACCGTGGAATACGCCACGGGCCTGGAGCTGGCCGGCCAGATCACGCCGGATTCGCCGGCCTTCGACCTCTTCGAGGCCTTCGATCCCGAGGCCATGGGCTACATCGCCTGGCACGCCAGCGGCGGCGGCTTCGTGGCCCAGACCGAGGCCGCGGCGGCCCAGAAGGCCTTCGCGTTCCTGGACGCGGTCTTCGCCCGCCACCCCAACCCGGCCGTGAAGCGCCGCGCCCTGGAGACCGCCATCGACCTGCACAGCCGGCCCCGCATGCTGGCCGAGGTGCGCGCGGACCTGGCCCGCCTCGAGGCCTTCGACCCCCAGGCTCCGGCCATCCGGACGTGGAAGGCCTGGCTCGTGACGGCCGAGAAGGAGGACCTCCTGGTGCCCCGTCCCGGCCGGCCCGTGCCCGCCTTCAAGCTCCCCGACGTGGAGCACCCGGGTGCCTTCCTGACGCCGGCCTCCTTCAAGGGCAAGTACGTCCTCCTGGATTTCTGGGCCACCTGGTGCGCGCCCTGCCGGGGCGAGCTGCCCAACCTGCACAAGGCCTACGCCGCCTTCCACCCCAGGGGCCTGGAGGTGCTGAGCATCTCCAGCGACCGCAAGGCCGCGGACGTGGTCGCGTTCCGCAAGGACAAGGACCACCCCATGCCCTGGCGCCACGCCTTCCCCGAAGGGGAGGCCCGGGAGGCGGTGATGCGGGCCTTCCAGGTGCGCGGCATTCCCCACATGGTCCTCGTCGGGCCCGACGGCACCATCCTCGCCACCGAAGGGCTGCGGGGCGAGGACCTGCAGAAAACCCTGGGCAAATACCTCGGGAACAAGTAG